In Ptychodera flava strain L36383 chromosome 21, AS_Pfla_20210202, whole genome shotgun sequence, a genomic segment contains:
- the LOC139122239 gene encoding allatostatin-A receptor-like: MQKNGTQTTPPLPTILTHMNTAYSLVGAIGIVGNGFVVFVICRSPRLRGMTHFFILNQSVVDLSSSLLFLVLKLGKSIPSGGVLGDIFCKFWYSNFFMWSLFLTSTANLAAVTIERYVAICRPIFHRSWVTKKKVKYIIIAEWFLGIPIELLWGLPFKHSGTECIRNTSYMYGVVTGCVFFLVAWFLPLILMAYCYLRIWVSLRKNKVAPITGESGESAGSGGSSHLRRAQKNVVKTLLTVGVTYALCWGPNQLSLLYFNLGGHINFLGYFHNISILLVFCNMCVNPFIYAFQYEQFRNSIRQAFWCQSQLLDAGDGNSANSATGVTGDSRITNV; encoded by the coding sequence ATGCAGAAAAACGGCACACAGACGACACCGCCATTACCAACTATTCTCACTCATATGAACACTGCCTATTCACTGGTTGGCGCCATCGGCATCGTCGGGAATGGTTTCGTGGTTTTTGTCATATGTCGCTCTCCTCGCCTTCGAGGCATGACTCACTTTTTTATCCTGAATCAGTCTGTGGTAGACCTCAGCAGTTCCCTTCTTTTCTTGGTTTTGAAGCTCGGAAAAAGCATCCCATCCGGGGGAGTTCTCGGCGACATCTTTTGCAAGTTTTGGTATTCAAATTTCTTCATGTGGTCGTTGTTTCTTACCTCAACTGCCAACCTCGCTGCCGTGACAATAGAACGGTACGTCGCCATATGCCGCCCGATCTTTCACCGCAGCTGGGTGACTAAGAAGAAAGTGAAGTACATAATCATCGCAGAATGGTTCCTAGGCATACCCATCGAGTTACTCTGGGGTCTGCCCTTCAAGCATTCGGGGACAGAATGCATAAGAAATACAAGCTACATGTATGGAGTTGTGACTGGCTGTGTGTTTTTCCTGGTTGCCTGGTTTCTGCCCTTGATACTGATGGCGTACTGCTACCTGCGAATCTGGGTCTCGTTGAGGAAAAACAAAGTCGCGCCAATCACCGGCGAGAGTGGGGAGTCAGCTGGCAGTGGTGGCAGCAGCCACCTACGTCGTGCCCAGAAGAACGTCGTCAAAACTCTCCTGACGGTGGGAGTGACATACGCCCTCTGTTGGGGACCGAATCAACTCAGCCTTCTCTACTTCAACCTTGGGGGCCACATCAATTTTCTTGGTTATTTTCATAACATTTCCATCTTGTTGGTTTTCTGTAACATGTGCGTGAATCCCTTTATATACGCCTTTCAGTATGAGCAGTTCCGGAACAGCATCCGCCAGGCATTCTGGTGTCAGAGCCAGTTACTTGACGCTGGCGATGGCAACAGCGCTAACTCTGCGACCGGAGTTACTGGTGACAGTAGAATAACTAATGTATAA